The genomic region CGTAGGGCTTGCCGCTGTTTGCGCCCAGCCATACGAGGTGGTGAAGACCAGTGCACATGCCAGGGGAATCAAGCGAAAGCGGTGAATTTGCTGCATCAAACCATAATAATCCACCTCCCCGCCCACTTGCTTGAATGCCTGCGATATGCCTGAATTGCCTGAGGTAGAGGTCACACGCCGTAGCTTTGCCGATGCCATTGCTGGTGCACGCGTGCACGGCGTCTATCTTGGGAAACCGCTGCGCTGGCCACTGGGTTGCGATCCACGGACGCTGGAGGGAATGACCATCACCGAGGTCCGGCGTCGGGGAAAGTACTTGCTGATTGGTCTGGACAGCGGTGCTATGTTGCTCGTGCATCTGGGGATGTCGGGCAGTTTGCGGTTTGCCTTGGCTCTGCCGGAGAAGGGTAAGCACGATCACTTCGAATTGCAGACATCTAAAGGGGTGCTTCGATTGCATGATCCACGCCGCTTTGGTGCGGTGATCTATGTCGCAGGAGAGACGGATCCTGTGGCTCGCAAGCTGCTCGGCGGGCTGGGTATGGAGCCTTTGAGTGATGCCTTCACGATGGAGCGCTTTCGGCAGGGGCTCAAGAGCAGTCGGTCGGATATCAAACAGTTGCTCTTGGCCGGCAAACTGGTAGTGGGCGTAGGGAACATATACGCCTCGGAAGCCTTGTTCAGAGCGGGTATCAGCCCCACCGTTAAAGCTTCTCTGATCGGCTTGGAAAGGAGCTCTCGGCTTTTCCATGCCATTCGTGAGGTATTGAGCGAAGCCGTGAACATGGGTGGCTCCAGCCTGAAAGATTTCTCCAGTGCTGACGGAACCGAAGGTCATTTTCAGACTGCTGCAAAAGTCTACGGACGGTCGCTGCAGCCTTGCCTGCAGTGTGAAACACCTATTCGGATGCTGAGGCAAGGGCAGCGCAGCAGTTTTTATTGTCCGCGCTGCCAGCGCTAGGCGTAAAGCGTACCTAGGCATCCTCTGCACGGATGGAGCGGCAAGTGTGCGCAGAGCACAACTCCTGCATGCTCCGCCTTAGGGACGGCTTGGTGTCGGTGCTATATTTTGCTTATGTCTGCTTGCAGACCGTCTATTGCATTCCGGGAGCAAAGTGGGACCCTCATTCAACGAACAGTTTGATCAGCATGGTGCTTGGCGGCGCGCCTTTGCGCAGCAACTCAAGCAACTTGCAGAGTGGATGGCTGCACACGATCTCATGGACGCAGCCGTCCAGGAGCGCCTGCAGCGTCTGGAAGATCAGGTCCGTACGGACAAGGTCATGGTGGCTTTCGTCGCGGAGTTTTCACGCGGGAAGTCTGAACTGATCAATTCCATCTTCTTTGCCGACTATGGTCGTCGCATCATGCCCGCCAGCGCTGGGCGTACAACGATGTGTCCGACGGAATTGGGGTACGAGTCGTCGTTGCCGCCGAGTCTGCGACTGCTTCCTATCGAGACCCGGTTGCAGATGCAAGGGCTTACTGAACTGCGTCTCAAACCCGAACGTTGGGTCGAGATTCCTCTGGACGTCAATGATGCCGATCAGATCGCGCGTGCGCTGGAGAAAGTGGCTGAGATTCGTCGCGTCAGTCTGGACGATGCCCGTGCGTTGGGGTTCTGGCACGACGATTTGGCTGAAGAAAATCCAGTTCCTGATGCCGACGGCAAGGTCGAAGTGCCTATGTGGCGGCACGCCCTTATCAATATTCCCCATCCGCTGTTGAAGCAGGGCTTGGTGATTCTGGATACCCCCGGTCTCAATGCAGTGGGTGCCGAGCCTGAGTTGACCGTCAATCTGATTCCTCAGGCCCACGCTGTCGTTTTCATCCTGAGTGCTGATACCGGTGTTACGCGCTCTGATCTCTCTATCTGGCGCGAGCATCTGGCCACTGCTGCTGACAGCATGGATGCGCGACTGGTCGTTCTCAACAAGATCGACACGCTCTGGGACGCCCTGAACACCCCTGAACAGGTGCAGGCCCAGCTAGACCGGCAGCGCAGCACTTCCGCAGAAATGTTGGGTATTCCGTTGGAGCAGGTCGTTCCTGTCTCAGCGCAAAAAGGACTTGTTGCCAAAATCGCTTGCGACGATGTTCTGCTGGAATCCAGTGGCCTTCCCGTTCTGGAGGATATTCTTGGCCAGGGCGTGATGGGGCGACGCCAAGCCATCTTGCGCGCAGCTGTGGCCTCAGGGGTTGCGAATTTGCGGGCAGAGGCTTCCCGGGCCATCAACATCCGTCGCCGTGATCTGGATGACCAGATGGCGGAGCTCCGCAGTCTGCGCGGAAAGAATGCTTCCGTCATCGAAAGCATGCGCAACCGTATCCAGCAAGAACAACAAGAGTTTGACCTGAGCACTGCCAAGATTCAGGCAGTCAGGGCTGTGCATCTGAAATTACTGCGCGAGGTTTTTGCACAGCTGGGCTCGAAGGCCCTGAAGACAGAGTTGGCGGAGCTCTCTCAGGCGCTCCAGCAAAAGGGACTGAAGCTAGGCATCCGCAAAATCTATCAGGAAACCTTTGACAAGCTTCGCTCTACCCTGGACAAAGCGCAGGCCTCGGGTACTGAAATCCAGGCGATGTTGGGCGGCACATTCAGACAGCTGAACGCTGAGTTCGGTTTTTCTCTGCAAGTGCCATCGGCTCCGCAACTGGAGCATTTCATGCACGATCTTGCGCAGATTGAGCAAAGCCATCTGCAATACCTCGGTGTGAGCAATGCATTGAAGCTTGCTCAGCCTGAGTTTGCTGAGCGTCTCGTCCGCGCTTTGGGCACCCGTCTGCGTACTGTGTACGAATCAGCTGCAAACGATCTGGAACTGTGGAGCAAATCTGCTACCGCTCAGCTGGACTCCCAGCTCAAGGAGCGTCGGCGTAGTTTCTCGCGCCGCATTGAAGCTGTAGATCGTATTCAGCAAGCGGCCAGTGGCTTGGTGGAGCGAATTTCGGAAATAGAAGCCGGTGAAGAAGAGCTGATTCAACTGGAGCAGCGACTTCAGGAACTGACAACGCAGCTCATATCTTTGCCCGAAGGGCCTTCCGCAGCGCCTGATATGTCTCTGGACGTCGTGCTTGCATGACATCGGGATCGGAGACTGTTGCTACCTTGGTCGTGAGGTGGCAGGCGGCGCATGGACGCAGTCATCTCCCTTGGCAGCAAACCCGTGATCCTTACAGGGTTTGGCTGTCTGAAATCATGCTTCAGCAGACCCAGGTCGCCACCGTGCTGGAGTATTACGAACGCTTTCTGAGGCGTTTTCCTGACGTGACTGCATTGGCCCAAGCCTCGCAAGAGGATGTGATGGGTTTGTGGAGTGGCCTGGGCTATTACAGCCGGGCACGAAACCTCCACAAATGCGCGCAGGTAGTGGTTTCGCAGTACGGAGGTCGTTTTCCTGAAACCGTAGAGTTGCTCTCGGGACTGCCTGGCATAGGTCGATCAACAGCAGGTGCGATCGCAGCCTTTTGTTTCTCTCAGCGTGCAGCTATTCTCGATGCGAATGTTCGCCGGGTTCTTACACGCCTGCTGGGTTTTGACTCCGACTTGGCTGTCGCCAAGCATGAGCGGGAATTGTGGGCTCATGCAGAAGCTCTATTGCCCACATCGGACTTGCACCGTGCAATGCCTGGCTATACCCAGGGCATGATGGACTTGGGTGCGGTGGTGTGCACTCCTCGCAACCCACAATGCCTCACTTGTCCTTTGATGGACCTTTGTGTCGCGCGAAAGCAGGGGCAGCCAGAGCACTATCCCGTGAAGACGCGCAAACTTATCAGGCGGTCAGAATCCTGGTGGTTGTTGGTGATGCGGAGACCTGACGGCTCGGTCTGGCTGGAGGTGCGGCCCTCCAAAGGAATCTGGGCGGGTTTGCACTGTGTTCCTGTATTTGCAGAGTGGGCCTTGCTTCAAGATGCCATCAAAACCTGGGGGCTCGGCAGCGAAGACTTGGAGGACATTGAACCTTTCGTGCATGTCCTCACGCATCGGGACCTGCATCTGCATCCCATCGCAGCGACCGTCCCTGAGGGCTACATTCCAAAGGGGGCTGGTCATTGGTTTTCGCCTGAGCAATGGGTTCAGGCTGGTCTTCCTGCTCCCCTTCGAAAATTGCTTGAGCGACTGGTGTGATCCCAAGCTTTGAATTGATGTGTCGGGGGCAGATGGCTCTTCTCACCGACCTTCCAGTTCTCGGTGTCTGCGCAAAACTTTCCAGCGGTGCTCGAATGCTTTTGCCAGCTGCTGTACCAAAAATACGGATCGGTGCTGACCGCCGGTGCAGCCTATGGCCACAGTCACATAGTTTCTATGGTTTTGTTCCAGCACATCCAGCCAATGCGTC from Acidovorax sp. DW039 harbors:
- the mutM gene encoding bifunctional DNA-formamidopyrimidine glycosylase/DNA-(apurinic or apyrimidinic site) lyase; its protein translation is MPELPEVEVTRRSFADAIAGARVHGVYLGKPLRWPLGCDPRTLEGMTITEVRRRGKYLLIGLDSGAMLLVHLGMSGSLRFALALPEKGKHDHFELQTSKGVLRLHDPRRFGAVIYVAGETDPVARKLLGGLGMEPLSDAFTMERFRQGLKSSRSDIKQLLLAGKLVVGVGNIYASEALFRAGISPTVKASLIGLERSSRLFHAIREVLSEAVNMGGSSLKDFSSADGTEGHFQTAAKVYGRSLQPCLQCETPIRMLRQGQRSSFYCPRCQR
- a CDS encoding dynamin family protein produces the protein MGPSFNEQFDQHGAWRRAFAQQLKQLAEWMAAHDLMDAAVQERLQRLEDQVRTDKVMVAFVAEFSRGKSELINSIFFADYGRRIMPASAGRTTMCPTELGYESSLPPSLRLLPIETRLQMQGLTELRLKPERWVEIPLDVNDADQIARALEKVAEIRRVSLDDARALGFWHDDLAEENPVPDADGKVEVPMWRHALINIPHPLLKQGLVILDTPGLNAVGAEPELTVNLIPQAHAVVFILSADTGVTRSDLSIWREHLATAADSMDARLVVLNKIDTLWDALNTPEQVQAQLDRQRSTSAEMLGIPLEQVVPVSAQKGLVAKIACDDVLLESSGLPVLEDILGQGVMGRRQAILRAAVASGVANLRAEASRAINIRRRDLDDQMAELRSLRGKNASVIESMRNRIQQEQQEFDLSTAKIQAVRAVHLKLLREVFAQLGSKALKTELAELSQALQQKGLKLGIRKIYQETFDKLRSTLDKAQASGTEIQAMLGGTFRQLNAEFGFSLQVPSAPQLEHFMHDLAQIEQSHLQYLGVSNALKLAQPEFAERLVRALGTRLRTVYESAANDLELWSKSATAQLDSQLKERRRSFSRRIEAVDRIQQAASGLVERISEIEAGEEELIQLEQRLQELTTQLISLPEGPSAAPDMSLDVVLA
- the mutY gene encoding A/G-specific adenine glycosylase produces the protein MTSGSETVATLVVRWQAAHGRSHLPWQQTRDPYRVWLSEIMLQQTQVATVLEYYERFLRRFPDVTALAQASQEDVMGLWSGLGYYSRARNLHKCAQVVVSQYGGRFPETVELLSGLPGIGRSTAGAIAAFCFSQRAAILDANVRRVLTRLLGFDSDLAVAKHERELWAHAEALLPTSDLHRAMPGYTQGMMDLGAVVCTPRNPQCLTCPLMDLCVARKQGQPEHYPVKTRKLIRRSESWWLLVMRRPDGSVWLEVRPSKGIWAGLHCVPVFAEWALLQDAIKTWGLGSEDLEDIEPFVHVLTHRDLHLHPIAATVPEGYIPKGAGHWFSPEQWVQAGLPAPLRKLLERLV